One window of Paenibacillus sp. FSL K6-3182 genomic DNA carries:
- a CDS encoding histidine kinase, which produces MIFKFPEQLRFRNYRFSSKLILVYLLLSVIPMSLLGTFSYLQYTKSIEEQIGEYMPRFLYQANANITKHMEDFAELHTLMFNSDNMIAILRRDSYQSRSQLNQDQFEVNNYLARTYLNTGNPDVMGVFIFSKNRFFYSARSKFTGLNADNAFIPYGQDLDLRGKAKIILPSQINLTFENNEPYVLIMKQMNDVDNRKSLATMLVAVKLSFIDNILREFEQNNTADLWLMNREGEIIFHTDEEKIGGFDEEINRYPIFNGSFRKGSGKKAVIVSLSESNDFDWILAHSIPLKYLTERTDLVMNVTIFVFICFVLITSIISIFFAMNVTRPIKKLSRLMKDVEMGRFQVDLKVESNDEIGALARSFNSMVATIHELIETNFDIKIRQKEAELYALQSQINPHFMYNTLETINMAVEDGRSEMVVEMVTLLGRMLRFSVSNKNKFVAIADEVQHISNYLTIQKYRFNDRLLFEIDKKTDIESFYTPKFILQPVIENAIKYGLETRKALDIRLSISREFGARSGEEDIVFRIWDNGPGIDHDRLEKLERSLRSETLAHKDSGFGLSNVNARIMIMLGQQYGVQLHSIFGKGTEVIIRIPVITLNDVAEKSKSKEE; this is translated from the coding sequence ATGATTTTTAAATTTCCAGAGCAACTGCGCTTCAGAAACTATCGGTTCAGCTCTAAGCTTATATTAGTTTATTTACTGCTAAGCGTTATCCCCATGTCGCTGCTCGGTACTTTTTCTTATTTGCAGTACACAAAATCAATTGAAGAACAAATTGGTGAATATATGCCCCGTTTTCTGTATCAAGCAAATGCGAATATAACGAAGCATATGGAGGATTTTGCAGAGCTGCATACGTTAATGTTCAACTCTGACAATATGATCGCTATTTTGCGTCGCGACTCCTATCAGAGCCGTTCACAGCTGAATCAGGACCAATTCGAGGTAAACAATTATTTGGCACGTACTTATTTAAATACGGGGAACCCCGATGTTATGGGTGTTTTCATATTTTCGAAAAACAGGTTTTTTTACAGTGCGAGATCAAAGTTTACAGGTCTTAATGCGGATAATGCTTTTATCCCTTATGGGCAGGATCTTGATTTAAGGGGAAAAGCGAAAATTATTCTTCCTAGCCAAATCAATCTGACATTCGAGAATAACGAACCCTATGTACTGATCATGAAACAGATGAATGATGTGGATAACCGCAAAAGCCTGGCGACAATGCTGGTTGCGGTAAAGCTCTCTTTTATTGACAACATATTGCGGGAGTTTGAACAGAACAATACAGCGGATTTATGGCTGATGAACCGTGAGGGCGAAATCATCTTTCATACAGATGAGGAGAAAATAGGAGGCTTTGATGAAGAAATAAATCGATATCCCATTTTTAACGGCAGCTTTCGAAAAGGGTCAGGGAAAAAAGCGGTGATTGTAAGCCTTAGCGAATCAAATGATTTTGATTGGATTCTAGCTCATAGCATACCGCTAAAATATTTAACAGAGCGTACAGATTTGGTTATGAATGTGACCATTTTTGTATTTATTTGCTTTGTCCTCATTACTTCGATTATTTCGATTTTCTTCGCAATGAATGTAACGCGGCCGATCAAGAAGCTTTCCCGTCTAATGAAGGATGTAGAAATGGGCAGGTTTCAGGTGGATCTTAAGGTTGAAAGCAATGATGAAATTGGAGCACTCGCGCGCAGCTTTAATTCGATGGTAGCTACGATTCATGAGCTGATCGAAACGAATTTTGATATCAAAATTAGACAGAAGGAAGCAGAGCTGTACGCCCTGCAGTCTCAGATCAATCCGCACTTTATGTACAATACGCTGGAGACCATTAACATGGCGGTAGAGGACGGCAGATCGGAAATGGTTGTCGAGATGGTCACACTGCTTGGCCGCATGCTTCGTTTTTCTGTTAGCAACAAAAACAAATTTGTAGCGATTGCGGATGAAGTCCAGCATATTAGCAATTATTTGACCATTCAGAAATATCGATTCAATGATCGGCTGTTGTTTGAGATCGATAAAAAAACGGACATCGAATCCTTTTATACACCTAAATTTATTTTGCAGCCGGTCATTGAGAATGCCATTAAATATGGTCTTGAAACCCGTAAAGCACTCGATATTCGGCTAAGCATCAGTCGTGAATTTGGTGCGCGTTCTGGTGAGGAAGATATCGTTTTTCGCATATGGGACAACGGTCCGGGAATCGATCATGATCGATTGGAGAAGCTCGAGAGGTCACTAAGATCGGAGACACTAGCCCACAAGGATTCTGGGTTTGGGTTAAGCAATGTAAACGCTAGAATTATGATTATGTTAGGCCAGCAGTATGGGGTGCAGCTTCATAGCATTTTTGGTAAGGGTACTGAGGTTATTATCCGTATTCCTGTCATCACCCTGAACGATGTGGCAGAAAAATCGAAAAGCAAGGAGGAGTAA
- a CDS encoding sugar ABC transporter ATP-binding protein: MEGDSAMAEYILELEGITKTFPGVKALDNVYFKLKPGEIHALMGENGAGKSTFIKVITGVHPADVGEILFDGQRVDFKNPTDAKRMGIAAIYQHVTCYPDLSVTENIFMGHEKIQKGTKRILWNEMHKEADKLLKELGAAFSPKTQMGALSVAEQQIVEIAKALSVDAKIIIMDEPTAALTNRESEDLYRITERLRDKGTAIIFISHRFEDMYRLASKVTVFRDSRYIGTWNVDEISNQDLIIAMVGREITQLFPKKEAQIGEELLRVEGLGRTGYFADISFALRRGEILGLTGLVGAGRTEVCQSIFGIERSDKGKVFFKGQEVNIRKPIDAMRMGIGYLPEDRQKQGLVLQWSIGRNITLSSLDKISSKGVLNTGKEASIAKQLAEKVNVKAKSIFDLASSLSGGNQQKVVFAKLLTADVDVIILDEPTKGVDVGAKSAIYEMISDLACQGYGILMVSSEMPEMIGMCDRVAVMREGRITAFLDRDSISQEAILQASMADDRPLIQQH, encoded by the coding sequence ATGGAGGGTGATTCGGCAATGGCCGAGTACATTTTGGAGCTAGAGGGAATTACAAAAACTTTTCCAGGCGTCAAGGCGCTTGATAATGTCTATTTTAAGTTAAAGCCCGGTGAGATTCATGCGTTGATGGGCGAAAATGGAGCAGGGAAATCAACCTTTATTAAGGTGATTACCGGTGTCCACCCAGCAGATGTCGGCGAAATCCTCTTTGATGGACAACGCGTGGATTTTAAAAATCCTACGGATGCAAAGCGGATGGGCATTGCAGCCATTTATCAGCATGTTACTTGTTATCCTGATTTAAGCGTCACAGAAAATATATTTATGGGGCATGAGAAAATTCAAAAAGGGACTAAGCGGATTCTTTGGAACGAAATGCATAAGGAGGCCGATAAGCTTCTGAAGGAGCTTGGCGCAGCATTCAGCCCCAAAACGCAAATGGGAGCATTAAGTGTAGCTGAGCAGCAAATCGTCGAAATTGCGAAAGCGCTTTCCGTTGATGCGAAGATCATTATTATGGATGAACCAACAGCCGCTCTTACCAATAGGGAAAGCGAAGACTTATACCGGATTACAGAGCGTTTGCGTGACAAGGGAACAGCTATTATTTTTATCTCTCATCGCTTCGAGGACATGTATCGACTGGCCAGCAAGGTGACCGTATTCCGGGATTCCAGATACATCGGGACTTGGAATGTGGATGAAATATCGAACCAAGATCTAATTATTGCGATGGTAGGTCGTGAAATTACGCAATTGTTTCCGAAGAAGGAAGCGCAGATTGGGGAAGAATTGCTTAGGGTTGAAGGACTTGGCAGAACCGGCTACTTTGCTGATATTTCTTTTGCGCTGCGAAGAGGGGAAATATTAGGATTGACTGGGCTCGTTGGGGCAGGACGGACAGAGGTTTGCCAAAGCATCTTCGGCATTGAGCGAAGCGACAAAGGAAAGGTGTTCTTCAAGGGGCAGGAAGTGAACATCCGAAAACCGATCGATGCGATGCGTATGGGGATTGGCTACTTGCCGGAGGACAGGCAAAAGCAGGGGCTCGTTCTACAGTGGAGCATCGGTAGAAATATAACATTATCATCACTTGATAAGATTTCAAGCAAAGGTGTTCTTAACACTGGTAAGGAAGCGAGTATCGCTAAGCAATTAGCGGAGAAGGTAAATGTTAAAGCAAAAAGCATATTTGATTTGGCCAGCTCGCTCTCAGGCGGCAACCAGCAGAAGGTTGTATTTGCAAAGCTGCTGACTGCTGATGTGGATGTCATCATTTTGGATGAACCAACCAAGGGTGTGGATGTTGGCGCCAAATCTGCCATATATGAAATGATTAGCGATTTGGCATGTCAAGGGTATGGGATATTGATGGTATCGTCAGAGATGCCTGAAATGATTGGGATGTGCGATCGGGTAGCCGTCATGCGCGAGGGCCGGATAACAGCTTTTCTAGACCGCGATTCGATCTCGCAGGAAGCGATACTTCAAGCATCAATGGCTGACGATCGCCCTCTTATACAACAACATTAA
- a CDS encoding cytochrome c, whose protein sequence is MSRLKQFSVGVAIVLVLLLSACGGGTTGEVPNKDNSGEGTESSEAVALYKKRCISCHGTELQGRAGPNLQQVGAKLTEEEIVDVVSNGRKGMPKFESSLTTEQIQSLAAWLAEHK, encoded by the coding sequence ATGAGTAGGTTAAAACAGTTTTCAGTAGGTGTTGCGATTGTGTTGGTTTTGTTATTGTCAGCTTGCGGCGGAGGAACAACAGGAGAAGTGCCAAATAAGGACAACAGCGGTGAAGGCACAGAGAGCAGCGAGGCGGTGGCACTATATAAGAAAAGGTGTATTTCTTGTCATGGCACGGAGCTGCAGGGAAGAGCCGGCCCTAATTTGCAGCAGGTCGGGGCCAAGCTGACAGAAGAGGAAATAGTGGATGTCGTTTCCAATGGACGTAAGGGTATGCCAAAGTTCGAGAGCAGCTTAACGACGGAACAGATTCAAAGTTTGGCTGCATGGCTGGCTGAACATAAATAA
- a CDS encoding autoinducer 2 ABC transporter substrate-binding protein: MIVILLLIFTATACQGRYSQSEYDVIHSIKSNSTSEKQEDHRKYTIGIVPKVMGISYFNVAEEGAMEAANDLDVNVIYEGPPIADASKQINVIRHLINLSVDAIAVSANDPEKLLPIILEAKSKGIKVITWDADTNPEGRDFFVNMVDTETLGRHLLDTLAWNTEETGEYAIMTGAFSASNHNEWLKWIKHQQSEFYPKMRLIDIVETEDDPQKAYEKAKQLLAKYPNLAGIIGNSSVGPPAAAQAVREAGKTGQVKVVGLSTPNLMRDYLKDGSAQMATLWSPKKLGYLTVVLAKNLLEGKLPYDGQDIYNVGTIRVNRDTVIMGEPIDFTAENVDQYDF; the protein is encoded by the coding sequence ATGATTGTTATCCTGTTATTAATTTTTACTGCAACCGCATGTCAGGGGCGTTACTCACAAAGTGAATATGACGTGATCCATTCCATTAAATCGAATTCAACCTCAGAGAAACAGGAAGATCATCGAAAGTACACCATCGGCATCGTACCAAAAGTAATGGGGATTTCTTATTTTAATGTCGCAGAAGAAGGTGCGATGGAAGCAGCTAATGATTTAGACGTTAACGTCATTTATGAAGGGCCTCCAATCGCTGATGCATCAAAGCAGATTAATGTGATTAGACATCTTATCAATTTGTCGGTAGATGCGATTGCAGTTTCTGCAAACGATCCAGAAAAGCTGCTGCCAATCATTTTAGAAGCCAAAAGCAAGGGGATCAAGGTCATTACTTGGGATGCAGATACGAATCCAGAAGGCAGAGATTTTTTTGTCAACATGGTCGATACAGAGACATTAGGCCGCCATTTGTTGGATACGCTTGCATGGAACACAGAAGAAACTGGCGAATACGCAATTATGACAGGAGCGTTCTCTGCTTCTAATCATAATGAATGGCTCAAATGGATCAAACATCAGCAGAGTGAGTTTTACCCAAAAATGAGGCTGATTGATATTGTAGAGACGGAAGATGATCCGCAAAAGGCTTATGAGAAAGCAAAGCAACTGTTAGCTAAGTACCCGAATCTTGCAGGCATTATCGGCAATTCTTCTGTAGGACCTCCAGCTGCCGCACAAGCTGTAAGAGAAGCTGGAAAAACAGGTCAGGTCAAAGTTGTCGGTCTCTCCACGCCGAATTTGATGCGCGATTATTTAAAGGACGGCTCGGCACAAATGGCGACACTTTGGAGTCCCAAAAAACTTGGATATTTAACTGTTGTGCTTGCAAAAAATCTGCTCGAAGGCAAGCTGCCGTATGATGGTCAAGACATTTATAATGTCGGCACTATTAGGGTGAACAGGGATACGGTCATTATGGGTGAACCGATCGATTTTACAGCAGAGAATGTGGATCAATATGATTTTTAA
- a CDS encoding helix-turn-helix domain-containing protein: MQAIRTLIVDDEEMIRNGIARLIRSCGEGWEIVATLSDGKEAMDYLHQSHGAVDLLITDVKMPVMDGLTLISEGKRHYSFFPLVISGYDEFQYIQTALREGAVDYFLKPIDREQFKNRMAEIKVKIESGRFQHMKWNEMERKSEELKTSQQVQLLSYVTSAGLDISRLGYWVDEFPKGRYVLQYVSLDALPVKTRSYTPKDWEAYVYVLENIIKEVVEKCSNESEIIGWCWRGDDSNFWILLHLPEAYGENNGLLEKTSFELSGQIRSAIQSYTPFTVSVSCGSSIEDLYLLPEAKDQALSLMYYRLLYGGNQLFGRDGIQFKTESSSDQMDNELVHIAQRMKQAVEQVNEQAAAQFTKEFFARLEKMDSPAAIQRAIMKAFILIHSVGVEMKVNTPMLDSLESRLQTIKRAINLNELKVELDQQIAQLVLEMKRMRQSGSMKPIEQAKAWIIANLQDDLTIKRIAEQVYMNPSYFCRHFKTQTGETILDYITRLRMEKAKELLIDSQLKLYDISVLVGYQDVKYFSKLFKQWSGETPSKYREQKFSK, from the coding sequence ATGCAGGCGATCAGAACATTGATTGTAGATGATGAAGAAATGATTCGAAACGGCATTGCTAGACTCATACGCTCTTGCGGTGAGGGGTGGGAAATCGTTGCGACGCTGTCTGATGGCAAAGAAGCAATGGATTATTTGCATCAGTCTCATGGAGCAGTAGATTTGCTTATTACGGATGTGAAGATGCCCGTGATGGATGGTCTAACATTAATAAGCGAGGGCAAACGCCATTATTCCTTCTTCCCGCTCGTAATTAGTGGTTATGATGAATTTCAATATATTCAGACAGCGCTTCGAGAAGGAGCTGTTGACTATTTTTTAAAGCCGATTGACCGGGAGCAGTTTAAGAATCGAATGGCAGAAATCAAGGTGAAAATTGAAAGCGGACGGTTTCAGCATATGAAATGGAATGAGATGGAAAGAAAATCAGAGGAGTTAAAAACATCGCAACAAGTGCAACTGTTAAGCTATGTTACTTCGGCAGGACTCGATATTTCGCGGCTAGGATATTGGGTGGATGAGTTTCCGAAAGGCCGATACGTCCTTCAATATGTAAGCCTCGATGCTCTTCCGGTAAAAACAAGAAGTTATACCCCAAAAGACTGGGAAGCTTATGTTTATGTGCTTGAGAATATCATCAAAGAAGTGGTAGAGAAATGTTCGAATGAATCAGAAATCATAGGCTGGTGCTGGAGAGGGGACGACTCGAATTTTTGGATATTGCTGCATCTTCCCGAGGCTTATGGCGAAAACAATGGTTTATTAGAAAAAACATCGTTCGAGCTGTCTGGTCAAATTCGTTCAGCGATTCAGTCCTACACGCCATTTACAGTTTCTGTTTCATGCGGCAGCTCGATTGAGGATTTATATTTGCTGCCAGAAGCAAAGGATCAAGCATTATCATTAATGTATTATCGTTTATTATATGGCGGCAATCAGTTGTTTGGCAGAGATGGCATTCAATTCAAGACGGAGAGCTCTTCAGACCAAATGGATAATGAGCTTGTCCATATTGCGCAGCGAATGAAGCAGGCAGTCGAACAAGTAAATGAGCAAGCAGCGGCTCAGTTTACGAAGGAGTTTTTTGCCCGGCTTGAAAAAATGGATTCGCCAGCCGCGATTCAACGAGCAATAATGAAAGCATTTATTCTTATCCATTCGGTCGGCGTTGAAATGAAAGTGAATACGCCTATGCTAGATTCGCTCGAGAGCCGACTTCAAACGATTAAACGGGCGATAAATCTTAATGAGCTCAAAGTGGAACTCGATCAGCAGATCGCTCAGCTTGTTCTGGAAATGAAGCGAATGCGTCAAAGCGGCAGCATGAAGCCGATAGAGCAAGCCAAAGCTTGGATCATAGCCAATCTACAAGACGACTTAACGATTAAGCGTATAGCTGAGCAAGTCTATATGAATCCCTCGTATTTCTGTCGGCATTTCAAGACGCAAACAGGTGAAACAATTCTCGATTACATCACGCGTCTTAGAATGGAGAAAGCAAAGGAGCTGCTTATTGATTCGCAATTAAAGCTCTACGATATAAGCGTTCTTGTTGGTTATCAGGACGTAAAGTATTTCAGCAAGCTGTTCAAGCAATGGTCTGGGGAGACGCCATCTAAATATCGTGAACAGAAGTTTTCGAAATGA